The Coffea eugenioides isolate CCC68of chromosome 8, Ceug_1.0, whole genome shotgun sequence genome has a segment encoding these proteins:
- the LOC113781334 gene encoding uncharacterized protein At5g23160-like — protein sequence MAQIPDSSCKKENHQPKRTSSCFLGCFGSSIPPHKVKEKSKKSSTSPTTTTRTTVSWFSWSKKSPKRTVPVDAATSEKLHQRKDGFLMAKSIKKVLAKPPNLPADGAVAGQAPGGPIGDVIVQGKKFAKSKYENAQKIILENSKSLNRLESIVEETTYKKGSSKKHSSSHRSPEDKQAASQRAVAVISHSTSMPPPSIQKKPAVGNGGEQSFLVKKDKSQGENDKQGGKFDRFVGMSIILVTLTIMVVWGKLCAILFTSAWLYCFPLIKAQKVEPKVTTRNGSKSFDLDINSEEYKKKVVLEGLLERNRRNNA from the exons ATGGCTCAAATCCCAGATAGCAGCTGCAAAAAGGAAAACCATCAGCCTAAAAGAACCAGCAGTTGTTTCCTGGGCTGTTTTGGATCATCTATTCCTCCCCATAAGGTCAAAGAAAAGAGCAAGAAAAGCAGCACTAGTCCTACTACAACTACAAGAACTACAGTTTCGTGGTTTTCTTGGTCCAAGAAATCCCCTAAGAGAACTGTTCCAGTTGATGCTGCCACCAGTGAAAAGCTCCATCAAAGAAAAGATGGTTTTTTAATGGCCAAATCTATCAAGAAAGTGTTAGCTAAACCTCCAAATCTTCCAGCAGACGGCGCCGTCGCTGGTCAAGCTCCGGGTGGTCCGATTGGTGATGTGATTGTCCAAGGGAAAAAATTTGCTAAG tcAAAGTACGAAAATGCTCAAAAGATCATCCTCGAGAATAGCAAAAGCTTAAATCGTTTGGAGTCCATTGTGGAGGAGACAACGTATAAAAAAGGGTCATCTAAAAAACACTCTTCAAGTCATCGTTCACCGGAGGACAAGCAAGCGGCTAGCCAGCGGGCCGTGGCGGTGATCTCGCACTCAACCTCTATGCCGCCACCGTCAATACAGAAGAAACCCGCGGTGGGCAACGGTGGCGAGCAAAGTTTTCTCGTGAAGAAAGACAAATCTCAAGGAGAAAACGACAAGCAAGGTGGCAAATTTGACCGGTTTGTTGGGATGTCAATTATATTGGTGACCCTAACAATTATGGTAGTTTGGGGTAAGTTATGTGCAATTTTGTTCACTTCTGCATGGTTATATTGCTTCCCTCTCATCAAAGCCCAAAAGGTTGAACCAAAAGTTACAACAAGAAATGGTTCAAAATCCTTTGATCTAGATATAAACTCAGAAGAATATAAGAAGAAGGTTGTTTTAGAGGGACTTCTGGAAAGAAACCGTAGGAATAATGCATAA